Proteins encoded by one window of Phytohabitans houttuyneae:
- a CDS encoding ATP-binding protein: MTSADLPARDRAGPAPTTVPEAVAVDHQFDADGLYALRAALAAHADHLGASREQVERLLIVGGELATNAIRHGGGSGRLRLWRDGELLRCQISDCGQGMRDTAAGSRQPEPTALGGRGLWIVRRLCTDVVIETSPKGTTVTAAIPLNGAATA; the protein is encoded by the coding sequence ATGACCAGCGCTGACCTGCCCGCTCGGGACCGGGCCGGGCCGGCGCCGACAACGGTTCCCGAGGCGGTCGCCGTGGACCACCAGTTCGACGCGGACGGGCTGTACGCGTTGCGCGCCGCGCTGGCCGCGCACGCCGACCACCTGGGTGCCTCGCGCGAGCAGGTGGAGCGGCTGCTGATCGTCGGCGGTGAGCTCGCCACCAACGCGATCCGCCACGGCGGCGGCTCGGGCCGGCTGCGGCTGTGGCGCGACGGCGAGCTGCTGCGCTGCCAGATCAGCGACTGCGGCCAAGGCATGCGGGACACCGCGGCGGGCTCGCGCCAGCCGGAGCCGACCGCGCTCGGCGGGCGAGGGCTGTGGATCGTACGGCGGTTGTGCACGGACGTGGTGATCGAGACCAGCCCGAAGGGTACGACCGTCACCGCCGCGATCCCCCTCAACGGCGCCGCCACCGCGTAG
- a CDS encoding TetR/AcrR family transcriptional regulator has translation MTVPRASRRRAQPPADREPILRAATHLFRTHGYAATSIARVAQEAGVLPPAVFAAFTSKAGLLRAAVEAAAAFDDRTALSWVHDAPSAAEALRRYAGTIAAVAQRAYPIHAVAQAAADADPKVAELVADLDRQRLTGAGYIATAVAAKRGDADLSRVGFLRDTIWALNSPLLYGLLVHQRGWTVAAYRDWIATALTALAVPSPRQ, from the coding sequence GTGACCGTCCCGCGGGCGAGCCGCCGCCGCGCACAGCCCCCGGCCGACCGGGAGCCGATCCTGCGCGCGGCGACACACCTCTTCCGCACGCACGGCTACGCCGCCACGTCGATCGCGCGGGTGGCCCAGGAGGCGGGCGTGTTGCCGCCGGCCGTGTTCGCGGCGTTCACGTCGAAGGCCGGCCTGCTGAGGGCGGCGGTCGAGGCCGCTGCCGCCTTCGACGACCGCACGGCGCTGAGCTGGGTGCACGACGCGCCCTCCGCCGCCGAGGCGCTGCGCCGCTACGCCGGCACGATCGCGGCGGTCGCCCAGCGGGCGTACCCGATCCACGCGGTCGCGCAGGCCGCGGCCGACGCCGACCCGAAGGTCGCCGAGCTGGTCGCCGACCTGGACCGGCAGCGGCTCACCGGTGCCGGCTACATCGCCACGGCGGTGGCGGCCAAGCGTGGCGACGCCGACCTGTCCCGGGTCGGCTTCCTGCGCGACACGATCTGGGCGCTCAACTCGCCGCTGCTCTACGGCCTTCTCGTGCACCAGCGCGGCTGGACCGTCGCGGCGTACCGGGACTGGATCGCCACCGCGTTGACCGCGCTGGCCGTACCGTCACCCCGTCAGTGA
- a CDS encoding cellulose binding domain-containing protein → MRYRRVRRTASAAALLLATGVLAGIGQPAAQAAATPTTVTVNARAGLATMPATGLGINDAIWDQELGTNAVADLLKSAGVTMRRYPGGSYADIYHWEDHTAPGGYVAPNTGFDTFMAGVRRTGATPMIIANYGTGTAAEAAGWVRQANVVKKYGVKYWTVGNENYGNGHYGAAWEADNHPDKSPRQYATEVVAYADAMKAVDPTIKVGAVLTIPAGWPDAVVAEGDAGSWNQVVLSIAGPKIDFVDVHWYPGGATAAEGLAKTAHLPDALYILRQQIAKYAGPGSERIGISLTETNVDIGRNTQPGAIFLADTYASLLANGVFTVQWWNVHNGIGDISTVAGQTDYDDFGILSSGNCTSDGTTCQPALNTPFAPYHGLSMMNKLARPGDQFIRAAADDPLVTAHAVRRSNGDVNVLLLNSDPDNARDVTIDYAGFAPAGGAVTVHTYANGATGIATASAGTATSQTLPPYSLTVVQARNSRPIAGLPAAPGQPAASAVTDRTATISWPAGRAGAHPIAKYEVYRQHGAVSEQLGETPGTSLTVNNLRPGSRYTVNVLARDTAGNVSWASPPLSFTTGTPAQSACTVKWTYTADWSSGYVASLDIANTGTRALTSWTLTYEWPTTWQQMNGGWNANWTATGRTVKVTNLDGAGLDVGATVNVGFVGGYSGPNVTPAVFTLNGNVCTTL, encoded by the coding sequence ATGAGATATCGCAGAGTCCGCCGCACGGCGTCCGCCGCTGCCCTCCTCCTCGCCACCGGCGTGCTCGCCGGCATCGGCCAGCCCGCCGCCCAGGCGGCCGCGACCCCCACCACCGTCACCGTCAACGCGCGGGCCGGCCTCGCCACCATGCCCGCGACCGGCCTCGGCATCAACGACGCCATCTGGGACCAGGAGCTCGGCACCAACGCGGTGGCCGACCTGCTCAAGTCGGCCGGCGTGACGATGCGCCGCTATCCCGGCGGCTCGTACGCGGACATCTACCACTGGGAAGACCACACCGCGCCCGGCGGCTACGTCGCGCCGAACACCGGCTTCGACACGTTCATGGCCGGCGTGCGGCGCACCGGCGCCACACCAATGATCATCGCGAACTACGGCACCGGCACCGCGGCGGAGGCCGCCGGCTGGGTCCGCCAGGCGAACGTCGTCAAGAAGTACGGCGTCAAGTACTGGACGGTCGGCAACGAAAACTACGGCAACGGCCACTACGGCGCGGCCTGGGAGGCGGACAACCACCCGGACAAGAGCCCGCGGCAGTACGCCACCGAGGTGGTCGCCTACGCCGACGCGATGAAGGCCGTCGACCCGACCATCAAGGTGGGCGCGGTGCTCACGATCCCGGCCGGCTGGCCGGACGCCGTGGTCGCCGAAGGTGACGCGGGCAGTTGGAACCAGGTGGTCCTCTCCATCGCCGGCCCGAAGATCGACTTTGTGGACGTGCACTGGTACCCGGGTGGGGCGACCGCCGCCGAAGGGCTGGCGAAGACCGCACACCTCCCCGACGCGCTCTACATCCTGCGGCAGCAGATCGCGAAGTACGCCGGCCCCGGCTCCGAGCGCATCGGCATCAGCCTGACGGAGACCAACGTCGACATCGGGCGCAACACGCAGCCGGGCGCCATCTTCCTCGCCGACACGTACGCGTCCCTGCTGGCGAACGGCGTCTTCACCGTGCAGTGGTGGAACGTCCACAATGGCATCGGCGACATCTCCACAGTGGCCGGGCAGACCGACTACGACGACTTCGGCATCCTCTCCAGCGGCAACTGCACGTCAGACGGCACGACCTGCCAGCCGGCGCTGAACACGCCGTTCGCGCCGTACCACGGCCTGTCCATGATGAACAAGCTGGCCCGCCCTGGTGACCAGTTCATCCGCGCGGCGGCCGACGACCCTCTCGTCACCGCGCACGCGGTGCGGCGGTCCAATGGGGACGTCAACGTGCTGCTGCTCAACAGCGACCCCGACAACGCCCGCGACGTCACCATCGACTACGCCGGCTTCGCACCGGCGGGCGGCGCGGTGACCGTCCACACGTACGCGAACGGCGCCACCGGCATCGCCACCGCCTCGGCGGGCACCGCGACGAGCCAGACGCTGCCGCCGTACTCGCTGACCGTCGTGCAGGCGCGCAACTCCCGGCCCATCGCCGGACTGCCCGCCGCGCCCGGCCAGCCCGCGGCGAGCGCGGTCACGGACCGTACCGCGACGATCAGCTGGCCGGCGGGCCGAGCCGGCGCGCACCCGATCGCCAAGTACGAGGTGTACCGCCAGCACGGCGCGGTCAGCGAGCAGCTCGGCGAGACGCCGGGCACCTCGCTCACCGTCAACAACCTGCGGCCGGGCAGCCGGTACACGGTGAACGTGCTCGCCCGCGACACCGCCGGCAACGTGTCCTGGGCGTCACCGCCACTCTCGTTCACGACCGGCACGCCGGCGCAGAGCGCGTGCACGGTCAAGTGGACGTACACGGCCGACTGGTCGAGTGGCTACGTGGCCTCGCTGGACATCGCGAACACCGGCACCCGCGCGCTCACCAGCTGGACGCTCACGTACGAGTGGCCGACCACCTGGCAGCAGATGAACGGCGGCTGGAACGCCAACTGGACCGCGACCGGCCGTACCGTGAAGGTGACCAACTTGGACGGTGCCGGACTCGACGTGGGCGCCACTGTCAACGTCGGCTTCGTCGGCGGCTACAGCGGGCCCAACGTGACGCCCGCCGTCTTCACGCTCAACGGCAACGTCTGCACGACGCTATGA
- a CDS encoding cellulose binding domain-containing protein has translation MPLGDSITAGPGCWRAYLWDRLQRSGYTDVDFVGTQSGGGCAVPLDPDHEGHGGFSATGIADQNQLPPWLSATNPDVVLMHLGTNDMWGGYIPTDNKITALTKLVGQMRANNPNMKIIVAQIIPMGANACATCPADVIAYNNRIPAWAAGLTTAQSPITVVDQWTGFNTATDTGDGVHPNDAGFQKMAERWYPALVRALGGTTPTTPPVTTPPVTTPPVTTPPVTTPPPTGGACTATYRVVSQWTGGFQGEVAVRNTGTTARSAWTATFSFGGGQQVTQAWNATVTQTGAAVTARNLNWNGSLPAGGGTTFGFLANWTGGNPAPAVTCTVS, from the coding sequence ATGCCGCTCGGCGACTCCATCACGGCGGGGCCGGGCTGCTGGCGCGCCTACCTGTGGGACCGTCTACAGAGGAGCGGCTACACCGACGTCGACTTCGTCGGCACCCAGTCCGGCGGCGGCTGCGCGGTCCCGCTCGACCCCGACCACGAAGGCCACGGCGGCTTCTCGGCCACCGGCATCGCCGACCAGAACCAGCTGCCGCCGTGGCTGTCCGCCACCAACCCGGACGTCGTGCTCATGCACCTCGGCACGAACGACATGTGGGGCGGCTACATCCCGACCGACAACAAGATCACGGCGCTCACCAAGCTGGTCGGCCAGATGCGCGCAAACAACCCCAACATGAAGATCATCGTGGCGCAGATCATCCCGATGGGCGCCAACGCCTGCGCCACGTGCCCGGCCGACGTGATCGCGTACAACAACCGGATACCGGCCTGGGCGGCCGGCCTCACCACCGCCCAGTCGCCCATCACGGTCGTCGACCAGTGGACCGGCTTCAACACGGCCACGGACACCGGCGACGGCGTACACCCGAACGACGCCGGCTTCCAGAAGATGGCCGAGCGCTGGTACCCGGCCCTGGTGCGGGCGCTCGGCGGCACCACACCGACCACGCCGCCGGTCACCACACCGCCGGTCACCACGCCGCCGGTCACCACGCCGCCCGTCACCACACCGCCGCCCACGGGTGGCGCGTGCACGGCGACGTACCGGGTGGTGAGCCAGTGGACGGGTGGCTTCCAGGGCGAGGTCGCCGTCCGCAATACCGGCACCACCGCCAGGTCGGCCTGGACCGCCACGTTCAGCTTCGGCGGCGGCCAGCAGGTCACCCAGGCCTGGAACGCGACGGTCACCCAGACCGGCGCCGCGGTCACCGCGCGAAACCTCAACTGGAACGGCAGCCTGCCGGCCGGCGGGGGCACGACCTTCGGGTTCCTCGCCAACTGGACCGGCGGCAACCCCGCCCCGGCGGTCACCTGCACGGTCTCCTGA